CGCCGGTGCCCCGGCCGCAGGCCATCGAGGCGGTGCCGGCGACAAGGTGCACAAGGCCAGCAAGGCGCTGCACCACAATAAACACGGCGTCATCAGCGAGGGCGAGGCTGTCGTGCAGGTAGTGGGCGAAGACCCCAACGACCCCACTCCCGACAAGTCAAGCTGATTCCGACCGTATTCTCCGATCGGCAGCGCTGTCGTCGCGCAGGCGCGAATGCGTGGACGAAACATGCGGATGAAACGGTGGTGATGGTGGCGTGGATCGGGCGACGCTGAATCAGGTGGGGACGATCAAGGTGGTCGGGGTAGACGCGCTTAGCGAATCCCATGGCCGCGAATTCATGCCACATCCGTTGGCGCACAATCGTTCATCGCCGTTTGCCAATCTCGACGAATACACTGCCTACGCCACCGAAGTTGTCGACCGGGTTATGCACGGCGACCTGGGCGGATTCAAACAATGGTTCGATACGTACGTCAACGCTGATCTCCGAGTGGAATGTACGGTCGACACCCCCGATGCGCGCAGGGAGCGAATCGTCGCGCATCGGTCGGACCAGTTCGGCTTCTTGGCTGCCCAGCAAATCGATGACGACGTTGTCGATATCTACACGCTGTCGCCGTACGAGTTGGGCGCGGCGATCACCGCTTTCTCTCCGTTGACTAAACCAGGCGAGCATTCGAAGGTGATCATCCCCGAGCTTCTGGGGCGGCCAGAGCGCGACACTGAGGACGAAGACGACGCCGTGTCCGTGCGCCGCCGCGTCGATCTACCGGATGGGACGCTGGTGCCGCGTACCGAAGTGGCGATGTTCGGCCGGGTTCAGAGTCGCTGGCAACCGGCTCGGGACCACGGGTTCGATCGCACGAAGAACGCGGTGGTGTGGGTGCGGATCAGAGACGACGGCGACTACATCTATGCGCCGGGGTTCGCACATCTGACGCCCATGAGCGCCCGCGGGCTGACTGAGCGGATCGACGAACTCATCGCCGAAGATGTGGCCGCGATACGGCAATCTCGGGGTTTGTCGTAGCACTCCAGGTTCAAGCCGGCGCGCGCAGGCCAACGATGCTGTCACGAGTCGTTTGCAGAAGGGCACTACCCGCCTTGGCCAGGGACGGAAATCCCCCGAAACTAGGTATCTCCCAACGAGTTTGACAGTTGGCTGCATCTATCGCCCTGGTCGCGCCGTGGTTTTGCTCGCCACTAACATACGTAAGGATCGTGGCGCCGTCCGAACCGGCGTAGGCAACACCGAAGTCCATGTCACAGGTAGGGCCGGGTTGGCCGGTGAGCAGATCCCATTGCTGCCAGCGGTCGATGCCGCCGAGGTAGAGTTTGGTGCCGATCGTCTGATAGTGCTCACCGGAGCTGGGTAGTCGGGTTTGCAGTTTGCCTGCGGCAGTGTAGATCTGCAGCCCGCCGCCGGCCAACACACTGGGCATCACCGGGTTGGGTTGCGGACGACTGGCATCAGGCAACAAAGCGACCTGGTGCCCATCAGCGTCATACAACGCCACCCCCGCGTTGTAATCCTTCTGAGTCCGAAACTCGTACGCGAAACCCCCGTTATAGACCTCGGCGTAACTCAAATTCAGGCCCCGCGGTGGCGTCGGAGTCAAATCAACCCCATCCACCGAAAACACCCGAAAACCCTGCCCCGTCAACGGATCAGCCGCCTGCATACCCAGCGTCAACGGCGCCATATCCAATGTCTGCGAATGATCGGACTCATAAACCACGCCGCTGCCCGGCACAAACCAGGTCAACTCACCCCGCTCCCCCACACCATAGACACCCTTACCTTTGGTGACAGCAACCAGACGGGTCTGTCCATGCCAGCTACCGATCGCCCGCAGACGCGGCTCCCCGGGGCTGTTATGAGTGTGCACCTGCGGAGGCCCGCTGAACTTCACCGCCCCACGCTCGAGATCGATCACCCACACCCGCTCCCGACCCGCGCAAAAGTAGAGACCCTCACAATCGGGGTTGAGGCACACCGCTGCGGACGGGCCATTGAGAGCGCAGTCCTCAGTCTGACCATAAAACCCGTCCAGCGGTATCAGCGGGAACGCCAACACACCTGTGCGCGTATCGATCCCATACACCCAACCCCTCGGGTCGGTACACCGCTCGGCCTGACAATTATGGGCGATGAAAAACGCTTTATCTCCGACGGCGGCAAACAGGTCGCCCACCGGCACACCGGCGGGCAGCCCGATCTGCCCCGCGGTGAGCTGCCAACCCACCACCGGTTGCCGATCCAGCGGAAACCCGATCAACCGATCCTTGGGCGTACCGATCGGCGCCTCCTTTGGCGCGGCCCCAACACCATTACCCGAACCACCGCCATGCCCACCCATACGCCACCACAACACCGCACCCACAGCGGTAACCACCACCACAACAATCACCGCCGCAACCCACCACCACCGACCACCCCGACGACCCGACCCACCAGCCGGAACCGACGGCGACTCACCACCAGGCTCCACCCACCGAAACCCCCCCGACGGCACACCAGAACCCATCAACGACACCCCCTCACGGCACCGGCGCCGAGCCGATCGCACATACTCGCAACTCACCGTCGTCCACCCGCAGCACAAAGACCATGCTCTGATTCTCCAGGTGGGTGTTGAGCCCCCAAACCGCACCGCGCCGGTTCAGCGCGCCGGTGGCGATCACTCGCATTTCCCGTTCACTGGGACGGCCTGCTTTGATCGCCTCGATCTCGCGACCGACCATGCCGGGCGGGTCCGGGCAGGACAGCACCTTCAGATTGGCCAGACGCCGCTCATTGCGTTCCCGTATCCAGGTCCGCACCGTGCTGTCAGCAACGACACGCGCCTGCTCGTCCGACATCGACTCGCTGGCTCCCATCGGCCGTAACGTTGGGCCGCCCTTGGGTTCTCGGCCGCCGATCGCGACAACCAACACCGCCGCCGAGACCAGTACCGCGAGGACCGATAGCCACAGCGCGAGCCGCCCCCGACGCCCCGCGGACGACCTTAATGGCGGGTTTGCGGCGGCACAGATAGATGGTGCGTCCTGGATCGACGAGCGGTCGTCGTTGGCGTCTTCGTGAGCTATCACGTCAGTTCTCAGCCATGCGCCATCGACACGTCACACACTTTCAGCACGCCGCCCTCGTCGCCGAGCGTGTATTCATCATCGAAGAACCCGCCCTCTTCTTGGGCAGCCTGCACTTCCTGTTCCTGGGCCTGATTCAACGGGCGAATCCGGACGGCAACCCTCACCCGAACGCGTGAGCCTTCGTCGTGGAATTCAGTGACTGCGTCGGGGAAAACCAGCGCCTGCTGCTGGCCGAAATCTCCGAGAGTGGTGAGCCATTTTTGCACCGACTGTCCTGGGTTGGTGCACGCTAACGCGCGCAGCGCCGTCACGTCAGCATGATTTTCGGCATCAACCCACCGTCCAATCACCTTGGACGCTTCCCGCTGGCGCGGCGGCGGTTGCGGCACCGCGACGATGCCCGCTCGCGGCGGCGGACCCCACTGCCAACCGGTCACGAAAATCACCGTCGCCGCGCCGAGACAAGCCAGCGTGACCATCAACATCGCCAGCACCGGCCAACGCCGCGGCTTGCGTGGAATCGAAAGGGACACAGAGGGTTCCGTGCGCACCGACAGGGTCCTGTCGCTGTCGCAATCGATGATCATCCGCCGCCAGGGCGATCCCGCCGAGGCCGCCCGGCGCTGATGCTCGGCCAGCACGTCGATCGCTGTCACCGGGATGGCCACCGGGTACAGTTCACCCGCACCGCCCGTGGCGGTGGCGAGCGCGATGAGCGGCACTGCCGATGGCTCGACCTCGGCATGCACGCTCCGCCAGCCTGCAGGCAACTCCGCCAACACCAACTGAACCGCCGTTTCGACCAGCCCGCGTTGGCCCATTCCCCCCGCACCGTCAGCGTCTACGGACACCGGCCAAGCCTAATCCGGGACGGTTCCCGACCAAATCGAGCGTGATTTAGCCGTGATTTACCAATGCGCAGAGGTGCCAGAATGGTGCGAGGTTGCCGCGCGCGGCACGGTTGCCGGTATGAGATTCGTCGCCGCCGACGGAAGGCAGGAGGGAGCCGTCATGGGATTGTTCGACGGCATTTTCGACGGGGAAGCCACCGGCGATCCCGAGATCGACGAGATGTTGTCCGGTTTGCAGAAGCTGCAGTCCGCGGCGGCCGAATCGGCGCAACGGATCGCGATCGAGACCGCGGACGCGACGTCCCCAAACGGCTTGGCCCGCGTCTGGGTGAACGCGCAAGGGGTGGTGATCCAGGCCGAGTTCGACGAACGACGCTTCCCCGAGGCCACCGCGGCGGAGGTGGCCGACGCAGTGGTGCGCGCGGCCCAGGCGGCGGCGGCGAAGGTGCATGAAAAGACTGAGGCGTTGCAGGCGGGGCTGTTCCAGCAGGCCTCGGCGCTAGGAGCATTCGGGTCCTCGGATCTGCGGCCACTCGACGAACTACAGCAGTACAAGCAGCTTCATCCGACGGTGTCGCTTTCGGCACCCGACTCGCGGGAGCGTCGTGCCGCACGCGCGGAGTTGGACGCGGAGCCGGACGCAGCCGGCCGCGACGACGGCGAATGGCACTTCACGATTGCAGACCGGGGCTGACTGGCTTGGCTGCCTATGATCGAATCCGTGGCAGCGCGTCGCATAGGGCGCCGATGGGCGGGGATTGGTAGATGACGAATCCGGGGGATTCCGACCCGTTACGGTACGCCGCGGACGCCCTAGCCGAATCCGGCATTCCGGTGGTCGTCGATGAGGAACCGGGCGCCGGGCAAGACCCAAAAGCGCTTGTAGACCAGTTCATCCAGACGCTGGCTTCGGGGGCGCCGGCGGGGTGGGTCAAGCTGCACGGCGCGATCAGTATGGCCGGGGGCGAAGAGATCGCGCAGGCAGTGGCGGAGAACCCGGACGGCAGCGTGCGGATCCCGGTCACGTCCAACGCGCTGGAACCAATCCGATTGCACCGCCAGATCACCGCTGGGTCCGCAGGTCCCTGGCTGCGGTTGTTGTTCGAATGCGATAACTCCGGGACGCTGCGAATCGGCTTCGATTACGGGGACAACGGCCTACCGGCCGATCAGCTGCTCTCTAGCGAGGCCTATGCGCGGGATGTCCGGCAATACCCGCGCGCCGACATGCCGCTGTGGTTGTTGGCGCATCTGGGCAACGAGGGTCAACAGATGCGCAGTGCGGCCGACGCTCACCACCGCGCGTCCGTCGGCGTCGGCGAAGTCGCGACGGCTGATGATGAGATCCCTGCACTGTCGCTGTTGTGGCCGCGGATCGCCGCCCTGGCTGCGGTGTGCCGCGGTTCGGGTGCACCGGTGGGACCACGCACCGATCCGTCCTTCCAGGCTCACGTCGGAGACTCGGGGGGGTGCATCCTGGCCCGGCTGCCCGGGGATCGGGCGGTGCTGTCCGGTGGGCGCGACGACTCTCGGCTGCTGATGGCGGCGTACCGAGGTGAAATCCCCTGGCCGGATCTCTATCGGGGCGCGCCCGTCTGGCTGCACAACCTGTATCTGGACCCGCGCGCGGCATCAGGAATGTTGTCGTTCTGCTATTGGTGGCACGCTGGGCACTGGTATCGGGCCGAATTGACCGAGGCCGCGCCGCTTCTTCAGGCTGACCCGCCCTGGGTGGCGACCGAAGAGATCGTCCGCGGGGTTCCCGGAGTGTGGTCGGTGAACAGCACCGCCAGTCTGATCACCCGGGTGTTGGGGCGCATCGGTGTGGAGTTCACCGACCACAACGCGAATAGCCCGGCGCGCCTGGTGCGCGCCGCCGAGGCCGGGATCTGCTCAGCTCATCATCTGAGCGATTTGTTCGCCAACGGGATGCCTCAGGCTTTCGACATGGCTGAGGCGCTGTCTCAGCTCGACGCCGCCGATGTGCTGCTACCGGCAATTCCAGCGCTCGATCAGGCTACCGCCACCGCGCTCGTGCATGACTACTGCCGTGACCACGGCTTCACCGCCCGCGGGTATCCGGTCGAGCAGCTGCGCGCCGCCCGTATCGACGGCGGTTGGGACTTGTATGTGCCGGTGGCGCCCGGTGAGATCCCGATCGACGCGACGGTCTTCCTGGTCG
The nucleotide sequence above comes from Mycobacterium vicinigordonae. Encoded proteins:
- a CDS encoding ESX secretion-associated protein EspG, with the translated sequence MGTIKVVGVDALSESHGREFMPHPLAHNRSSPFANLDEYTAYATEVVDRVMHGDLGGFKQWFDTYVNADLRVECTVDTPDARRERIVAHRSDQFGFLAAQQIDDDVVDIYTLSPYELGAAITAFSPLTKPGEHSKVIIPELLGRPERDTEDEDDAVSVRRRVDLPDGTLVPRTEVAMFGRVQSRWQPARDHGFDRTKNAVVWVRIRDDGDYIYAPGFAHLTPMSARGLTERIDELIAEDVAAIRQSRGLS
- a CDS encoding YbaB/EbfC family nucleoid-associated protein yields the protein MRFVAADGRQEGAVMGLFDGIFDGEATGDPEIDEMLSGLQKLQSAAAESAQRIAIETADATSPNGLARVWVNAQGVVIQAEFDERRFPEATAAEVADAVVRAAQAAAAKVHEKTEALQAGLFQQASALGAFGSSDLRPLDELQQYKQLHPTVSLSAPDSRERRAARAELDAEPDAAGRDDGEWHFTIADRG